The sequence CGAGGTCCACCGCGCGATCGCCCTGCTACCCGAACCCGAACCCGAGCGCGGACCCGAGCGCAGAACAGAGCGCAAGACCGAGCCCACGGAGAAGGCCGGGCCCACCCCCACCCCCGAGCCCGGACCGGCACCCCCTTCCACCGGCGGCCTGCGGGACCGGTGGGACGGGATGCTGCGGACGCTCGCCGAGCGTGACGGCGCGGTGCCGGGGCTGCTGCGCGGCGCCGCCGCCCGACTGCTGCTGGACGAGGGCCGGTTGGACGCGGCCGAGGCGGCCCGGCTGATGGGCCTCGCCCTCTCGCCGGGCACCGGCCCCGCGGAGGCGGCCGGCTGGGTGGAGGGCTTCCTCGCCGGCGGCGGGATGCTCCTCCTGCACGACGAACGGCTGCTCGGCCTGGTGGACGGCTGGCTGGCCGGGGTGCCGCAGGACGCGTTCACGGACGTACTCCCGCTGCTGCGGCGGACGTTCGCGGAGTTCGAACCCGGAGTGCGGCGCTCGGTCGGCGAGTTGGTGCGGCGCGGACCGGCCGCCGTACACCGGCCGCGGGCCGCGGCGGGTGGCACCGGGGAAGCGGGGCTGCCCGGCTTCGGCCCCGACCTGGACCGGGCCCGCGCGAACACCGCGGCCAGGACCGTACGGCTGCTGCTCGGCCGTGCCGGGACCACCGGCCCGGCCGAACTGGAGGACGACGAGGACCCGGCGGAGCCGGACGACCGAGGGGGAGCGCACGCATGACGCACACACCACACACGACCGGACCCGGCATCGACACCGCACCCGGCACCGGCACCGCTTCCCGCCCTCCGTACGCCGCCGATGCCGACGAGCGGCTGCGGCGCTGGCGGCTCGTCCTCGGCGGCGGCGCCGCCGAGGGGACCGGTTGCGAGCTGAGCGGCCGGGACGCGGCGATGGACCGTACGCTCGGCGCGCTCTACGGCGGCGGCCGGTCCGGCCAGGGGGAGAGCGGGGGAGCGGAGCGGTCGGCCGGCCTGGGCGGTTCGGCGCCCCGGGTGGCCCGCTGGCTGGGTGACATCCGGACGTACTTCCCGAGTTCCGTCGTCTCGGTGATGCAGCGCGACGCGATCGACCGGCTCGGCCTGTCCGCGCTGCTGCTGGAGCCGGAGATGCTGGAGGCGGTCGAGGCGGACGTCCACCTGGTGGGCACCCTGCTGTCGCTGAATCGGGCGATGCCGGAGACCACCAAGGAGACCGCCCGGGCGGTGGTGCGCAAGGTGGTGGCCGACCTGGAGAAGCGGCTCGCGACCAGGACCCGGGCGACGCTGACCGGCGCGCTGGACCGTTCGGCGAAGACCTACCGGCCGCGCCACCGCGACATCGACTGGGACCGCACCATCCGGGCCAACCTCAGGCACTACCTGCCCGAGCACGGCACCGTCGTGCCCGAGCGGCTGGTCGGCTACGGCCGCGCGGACCAGGCGGTGAAGAAGGACGTCGTGCTGTGCATCGACCAGTCCGGCTCGATGGCCGCGTCCGTCGTCTTCGCCTCCGTCTTCGGCGCCGTCCTCGCGTCCATGCGGTCCATCGACACCAAACTCGTGGTCTTCGACACGGCCGTGGTCGACCTCACCGACGCGCTCGACGACCCGGTGGACGTCCTCTTCGGTACCCAACTCGGCGGCGGCACCGACATCAACCGCGCGCTGGCGTACTGCCAGTCGCTG comes from Streptomyces sp. NBC_00448 and encodes:
- a CDS encoding VWA domain-containing protein codes for the protein MTHTPHTTGPGIDTAPGTGTASRPPYAADADERLRRWRLVLGGGAAEGTGCELSGRDAAMDRTLGALYGGGRSGQGESGGAERSAGLGGSAPRVARWLGDIRTYFPSSVVSVMQRDAIDRLGLSALLLEPEMLEAVEADVHLVGTLLSLNRAMPETTKETARAVVRKVVADLEKRLATRTRATLTGALDRSAKTYRPRHRDIDWDRTIRANLRHYLPEHGTVVPERLVGYGRADQAVKKDVVLCIDQSGSMAASVVFASVFGAVLASMRSIDTKLVVFDTAVVDLTDALDDPVDVLFGTQLGGGTDINRALAYCQSLITRPAETVVVLISDLYEGGIRDEMLRRVAAMKASGVQFVALLALSDEGAPAYDREHAAALAALGAPAFACTPDLFPEVMAAAIEKRPLPIPEA